In Pseudomonas alcaliphila JAB1, a single window of DNA contains:
- a CDS encoding tyrosine-type recombinase/integrase: protein MKVVAARRVVLDLSESLLNEDGAQVSGLVNVTGGAVFDGDERLLPLCSGFLTQHAKEESLSITSVETYGKNLGYAHQYLKARREFATARLDEAFLEVSRSLLTEYIAHLIEKEELSTKTVRNRDATLLSFFDTYLCAPISSGQVLRTDNPYKEGLLSPNPKKNLVIPCSLLELETLITSSGCERERCVLQFIFDAGIRRSELPRVTLAAVKKALDAQRYEYISSGDAPPLQIDYCSLEIAGSKGRSNQVKSRYTLVSRATLQRVQRYHASVLYRKHARKFKNDDSTPAFLNAHGDTYTANSVSKLLERLSARAIRACKLKKPISPHKLRHGYAYAILNSPDLGVDFAERLFIAQKTMGHADISTTQIYTMVPFDIYSRINGSVEDTTTKAQNMQALSDATRLKIGLGDSK, encoded by the coding sequence ATGAAGGTAGTCGCTGCGAGAAGGGTGGTTCTAGATCTGAGTGAGTCCTTACTGAATGAGGATGGGGCTCAGGTATCAGGTCTTGTGAATGTCACAGGTGGTGCGGTCTTTGATGGCGACGAACGCTTGCTACCTCTGTGCTCGGGGTTCCTCACGCAGCATGCCAAGGAAGAATCCCTTTCGATCACATCGGTAGAGACCTACGGCAAGAACCTGGGTTATGCCCACCAATACCTGAAAGCCCGCCGTGAATTCGCCACCGCCCGCTTAGACGAAGCCTTTCTCGAAGTCAGCAGGAGCTTGCTGACCGAGTACATTGCTCATCTGATTGAGAAAGAAGAGCTATCGACGAAGACGGTGCGCAATCGAGATGCAACTCTACTGTCCTTCTTCGATACCTATCTCTGCGCACCAATTTCTAGTGGGCAGGTCTTACGCACCGATAACCCCTACAAGGAAGGACTGCTTTCGCCCAATCCTAAGAAGAACCTGGTCATTCCTTGCAGTCTCTTGGAGCTTGAAACACTCATTACCAGTAGTGGCTGTGAGCGCGAGCGCTGCGTACTCCAATTCATTTTTGACGCAGGGATTAGGCGCTCAGAGCTGCCTAGGGTCACGCTAGCAGCAGTGAAGAAAGCCCTGGACGCTCAGCGGTATGAGTACATCTCCAGCGGTGATGCACCTCCGCTTCAAATTGACTATTGCTCGCTAGAAATTGCAGGCAGTAAGGGCCGGTCAAACCAGGTGAAGTCGCGTTACACCCTCGTCAGCCGTGCCACCTTGCAGCGGGTTCAGCGGTATCACGCCTCTGTTCTCTACAGGAAGCACGCCCGCAAGTTCAAAAACGACGACAGCACGCCAGCATTCCTGAATGCCCATGGTGATACCTACACGGCGAACTCCGTAAGCAAACTGCTTGAGCGGTTGAGTGCCAGGGCAATCAGGGCCTGCAAGCTGAAAAAGCCCATTTCTCCTCACAAGCTCAGGCATGGCTATGCCTATGCCATTTTGAACAGCCCCGATCTCGGGGTGGACTTTGCAGAACGCCTTTTCATCGCCCAGAAAACGATGGGCCATGCAGACATCTCGACGACCCAGATCTACACCATGGTTCCATTCGATATCTACAGCCGCATTAACGGCTCTGTTGAAGACACCACAACCAAAGCTCAGAACATGCAGGCGCTATCAGATGCGACTCGCTTGAAGATCGGCCTGGGAGATAGCAAGTAA
- the lgt gene encoding prolipoprotein diacylglyceryl transferase has product MLPYPQIDPVAIALGPLKIHWYGLMYLVGIGGAWWLASRRLERFDATWTKDKLSDLVFWVAMGVILGGRLGYVFFYDFAAYIAEPAKILRVWEGGMSFHGGLIGVMLATWWFGKRNGKSFFELMDFIAPLVPIGLGAGRIGNFINAELWGKATDVPWAMVFPTDPEQLARHPSQLYQFALEGVALFTILWFYSRKPRPTMAVSGMFAACYGVFRFIVEFVRVPDAQLGYLAWGWLTMGQILCLPMILGGIGLIAYAYKRQPVQGAV; this is encoded by the coding sequence ATGCTGCCTTATCCGCAGATCGACCCGGTGGCCATCGCCCTCGGTCCCCTGAAAATCCACTGGTACGGTCTGATGTACCTGGTCGGCATCGGTGGTGCCTGGTGGCTGGCCTCGCGCCGGCTGGAGCGTTTCGATGCTACCTGGACCAAGGACAAGCTGTCCGACCTGGTGTTCTGGGTGGCCATGGGGGTGATTCTCGGTGGCCGTCTGGGCTACGTGTTCTTCTATGACTTTGCCGCCTATATCGCCGAGCCGGCGAAGATCCTGCGAGTCTGGGAGGGCGGCATGTCCTTCCACGGCGGGCTGATCGGGGTGATGCTGGCGACCTGGTGGTTCGGCAAGCGCAACGGCAAGAGCTTCTTCGAGCTGATGGACTTCATCGCGCCACTGGTGCCGATCGGGCTGGGCGCCGGGCGCATCGGCAACTTCATCAATGCCGAGCTGTGGGGCAAGGCCACCGATGTGCCCTGGGCGATGGTCTTCCCCACCGACCCTGAGCAACTGGCGCGCCATCCGTCGCAGCTGTATCAGTTCGCCCTGGAGGGCGTGGCGCTGTTCACCATCCTCTGGTTCTATTCGCGTAAACCGCGCCCCACCATGGCGGTGTCCGGTATGTTCGCCGCGTGCTACGGGGTGTTCCGCTTCATCGTCGAGTTCGTTCGTGTGCCGGACGCCCAGCTGGGCTACCTGGCCTGGGGCTGGCTGACCATGGGCCAGATTCTCTGCCTGCCGATGATCCTCGGCGGTATCGGCCTGATCGCCTACGCCTACAAGCGCCAGCCCGTACAAGGAGCCGTCTGA
- a CDS encoding sulfite exporter TauE/SafE family protein yields the protein MELLLYLVLGSAAGVLAGLFGVGGGLIIVPVLVLSFTAQGLATEILTHLAVGTSLATIIFTSINSLLEHHRKGAVRWPLFRWLTLGILLGAALGALTAALIQGPWLQKIIGTFAIIVAAQMALDLKPKASRGVPGKPTLTVAGGVIGWASAIFGIGGGSLTVPFLVWRSVPIQQAVATSAACGLPIAIAGALSFMFTGWGNPNLPPWSVGFVYLPALLGIAVTSMFFARFGARLAHRLSPLLLKRLFALLLFSVGLSFFI from the coding sequence ATGGAGCTGCTGCTCTACCTGGTACTGGGCTCGGCTGCCGGTGTGCTGGCTGGCCTGTTCGGCGTGGGCGGTGGTCTGATCATCGTGCCGGTGCTGGTGCTGAGCTTCACCGCACAGGGTCTGGCAACGGAAATCCTCACTCACCTGGCAGTGGGCACTTCCCTGGCGACGATCATCTTTACCTCGATCAACTCGCTGCTCGAGCATCACCGCAAGGGCGCGGTACGCTGGCCGCTGTTTCGCTGGCTGACTCTGGGTATCCTGCTGGGTGCAGCGCTGGGGGCGCTAACCGCAGCGCTGATCCAGGGGCCTTGGTTGCAGAAGATCATCGGTACCTTCGCCATCATCGTTGCTGCGCAGATGGCGCTGGACCTGAAACCCAAGGCCAGTCGCGGTGTCCCAGGCAAGCCGACGCTGACGGTAGCCGGCGGGGTGATCGGTTGGGCGTCGGCGATCTTCGGCATTGGCGGTGGTTCGCTGACCGTGCCCTTTCTGGTCTGGCGCAGCGTGCCGATCCAGCAGGCGGTAGCGACCTCGGCGGCCTGTGGCTTGCCGATCGCCATTGCCGGTGCGCTGAGTTTCATGTTTACCGGCTGGGGGAATCCGAATCTGCCGCCATGGAGCGTCGGTTTCGTGTATCTCCCGGCATTGCTGGGCATCGCCGTGACCAGCATGTTCTTTGCCCGTTTTGGTGCGCGCCTGGCTCATCGCCTGTCGCCACTGTTGCTCAAGCGTCTTTTCGCCTTGCTGCTGTTCAGCGTGGGCCTGAGTTTTTTCATTTAA
- a CDS encoding NRDE family protein — protein sequence MCLIVFAWQPESPTVLRLAANRDEFYARPSAALSEWPDAPGVFAGRDLQAGGTWLGVTAQGRFAALTNIRDPRQKAGTRSRGALTADYLLGQESAPAYLDRIMRDATEYAGFNLLVGDAQQLWHFNSQEGQPRQLESGIYGLSNASLDTPWPKLLRARDALSERIDGVDEDLLEMLSDSSQPADHLLPDTGVGLATERLLSSVFIASATYGTRASTVLNLKQNGGWSITERSFGPHSTVLDEVALRR from the coding sequence ATGTGCCTGATCGTCTTCGCCTGGCAGCCCGAAAGCCCGACGGTGCTGCGCCTGGCGGCCAATCGCGACGAGTTCTACGCGCGCCCCAGCGCCGCATTGAGTGAATGGCCGGATGCACCTGGCGTATTCGCCGGTCGCGATCTGCAAGCTGGGGGTACCTGGCTCGGCGTTACCGCGCAAGGCCGCTTCGCAGCGCTGACCAACATCCGCGATCCCAGGCAAAAAGCTGGCACGCGTTCACGCGGCGCGCTGACAGCCGACTACCTGCTGGGTCAGGAGTCGGCGCCGGCCTATCTCGACAGGATCATGCGCGATGCCACCGAATATGCCGGCTTCAATCTGCTGGTTGGCGATGCTCAACAGCTCTGGCATTTCAATTCTCAGGAAGGACAGCCCAGGCAACTAGAGAGCGGCATATATGGCCTGTCCAACGCCAGCCTCGACACGCCCTGGCCGAAGCTGCTGCGCGCCAGAGATGCGTTGAGTGAACGCATCGATGGGGTGGATGAAGACTTGCTTGAGATGCTGAGCGACAGCAGCCAGCCAGCCGATCACCTGCTGCCGGACACTGGCGTAGGACTGGCCACGGAGCGCCTGCTGTCGAGCGTGTTCATCGCCAGCGCCACCTACGGCACTCGCGCCAGCACGGTGCTGAACCTCAAACAGAATGGCGGCTGGAGCATCACCGAGCGCAGCTTCGGCCCACATAGCACCGTACTCGACGAGGTCGCGTTACGTCGGTAG
- the ptsP gene encoding phosphoenolpyruvate--protein phosphotransferase, whose amino-acid sequence MLNTLRKIVQEVNAAKDLKAALSIIVQRVKEAMGSQVCSVYLLDPETNRFVLMATDGLNKRSIGKVSMAPSEGLVGLVGSREEPLNLEDAASHPRYRYFAETGEERYASFLGAPIIHHRRVMGVLVVQQKERRQFDEGEEAFLVTMSAQLAGVIAHAEATGSIRGLGRQGKGVQEAKFVGVPGAPGAAVGTAVVVLPPADLNVVPDRSVDDIAAELELFDKALGWVREDMQELSEKLATQLRKEERALFDVYLMMLEDAALGNEVRKVIRTGQWAQGALRQVVLDHVNRFELMDDAYLRERASDVRDLGRRLLAYLQEERKTTLVYPDNTILVSEELSPAMLGEVPEGKLVGLISVTGSGNSHVAIFARAMGIPTVMGVVDLPYSKIDGIKLIVDGYHGEVFTNPSELLSKQYAEVVEEERQLTEGLDALRALPCETLDGHRMPLWVNTGLLADVARAQQRGAEGVGLYRTEVPFMVNERFPSEKEQLATYREQLQAFHPLPVTMRTLDIGGDKSLSYFPIKEENPFLGWRGIRVTLDHPEIFLVQTRAMLKASEGLNNLRILLPMISGTQELEEALHLIHRAWGEVRDEGTDVPLPPIGVMIEIPAAVYQTRELARQVDFLSVGSNDLTQYLLAVDRNNPRVADLYDFLHPAVLQALQKVVNDAHLEGKPVSICGEMAGDPAAAVLLLAMGFDSLSMNATNLPKVKWLLRQVTQSKATELLGQVMTMDNPHLIYSTLHLALRNLGLGRVINPASNIQA is encoded by the coding sequence ATGCTCAATACGCTGCGCAAGATCGTCCAGGAAGTAAACGCCGCCAAGGACCTCAAGGCGGCGCTGTCGATCATCGTGCAGCGGGTCAAGGAAGCGATGGGCAGCCAGGTCTGCTCGGTCTACCTGCTCGACCCGGAAACCAACCGTTTCGTGTTGATGGCCACCGACGGCCTCAACAAGCGCTCCATCGGCAAGGTCAGCATGGCGCCCAGCGAAGGTCTGGTCGGCCTGGTCGGTAGCCGCGAAGAACCGCTGAACCTCGAAGACGCTGCCAGCCATCCCCGCTACCGCTACTTTGCCGAGACCGGCGAGGAACGCTACGCCTCCTTCCTCGGTGCACCGATCATCCACCACCGCCGGGTGATGGGCGTTCTGGTGGTGCAGCAGAAGGAGCGCCGCCAGTTCGACGAAGGCGAGGAAGCCTTCCTGGTCACCATGAGCGCGCAGCTTGCCGGCGTTATCGCCCATGCCGAGGCAACCGGCTCGATTCGCGGCCTGGGGCGCCAGGGCAAGGGCGTGCAGGAGGCCAAGTTCGTCGGCGTGCCGGGTGCGCCGGGGGCAGCGGTCGGTACTGCTGTCGTGGTGCTGCCCCCGGCTGATCTGAATGTGGTTCCAGACCGCAGTGTCGATGACATCGCTGCCGAGCTGGAGCTGTTCGACAAGGCGCTGGGCTGGGTGCGCGAGGACATGCAGGAGCTGTCCGAGAAACTCGCCACTCAGCTACGCAAGGAAGAGCGCGCGCTGTTCGACGTCTACCTGATGATGCTTGAGGACGCCGCACTGGGTAACGAGGTGCGCAAGGTCATCCGTACCGGTCAGTGGGCGCAGGGCGCCTTGCGCCAGGTGGTGCTCGACCACGTCAATCGTTTCGAGCTGATGGATGACGCTTACCTGCGCGAGCGCGCCTCCGATGTGCGCGACCTCGGTCGGCGCCTGCTCGCCTACTTGCAGGAAGAACGCAAGACCACGCTGGTCTATCCGGATAACACCATCCTGGTCAGCGAGGAGCTGTCGCCGGCGATGCTCGGCGAGGTGCCGGAAGGCAAACTGGTCGGTCTGATCTCGGTGACCGGTTCGGGCAACTCCCACGTGGCGATTTTCGCCCGCGCCATGGGTATTCCCACGGTCATGGGTGTGGTCGACCTGCCGTACTCGAAGATCGACGGCATCAAGCTGATCGTCGATGGCTATCACGGCGAAGTCTTCACCAACCCCAGCGAGCTGCTGAGCAAGCAGTACGCCGAGGTGGTCGAGGAGGAGCGCCAGCTCACCGAAGGGCTCGACGCTCTGCGCGCGCTGCCCTGCGAGACCCTCGACGGCCACCGTATGCCGCTGTGGGTCAACACCGGCCTGCTCGCCGATGTTGCACGTGCCCAGCAGCGCGGCGCCGAGGGCGTCGGCCTGTACCGTACCGAAGTGCCGTTCATGGTCAACGAGCGCTTTCCCAGCGAGAAGGAGCAACTGGCCACCTATCGCGAGCAGTTGCAGGCCTTCCACCCGCTGCCGGTGACCATGCGCACCCTGGATATCGGCGGCGACAAGTCGCTGTCCTACTTCCCGATCAAGGAAGAGAACCCCTTCCTGGGCTGGCGCGGCATTCGCGTGACCCTCGATCACCCGGAAATCTTCCTGGTGCAGACCCGCGCCATGCTCAAGGCCAGCGAGGGGCTGAACAACCTGCGCATCCTGTTGCCGATGATTTCCGGCACGCAGGAGCTGGAAGAGGCGCTGCACCTGATCCACCGTGCCTGGGGTGAGGTGCGTGACGAGGGTACCGATGTGCCACTGCCGCCTATCGGCGTGATGATCGAGATCCCGGCAGCCGTTTATCAGACCCGCGAACTGGCGCGCCAGGTCGATTTCCTCTCGGTCGGCTCCAACGACCTGACCCAATACCTGCTGGCGGTCGACCGCAACAACCCGCGCGTGGCGGATCTCTATGATTTCCTCCACCCGGCGGTGCTGCAGGCCTTGCAGAAAGTGGTCAACGACGCGCATCTCGAAGGCAAGCCGGTGAGCATCTGCGGTGAGATGGCGGGCGATCCGGCGGCTGCCGTGTTGTTGCTGGCGATGGGCTTCGATTCGCTGTCGATGAACGCCACCAACCTGCCCAAGGTGAAATGGTTGCTGCGGCAGGTCACCCAGAGCAAGGCCACGGAACTGCTGGGGCAGGTGATGACCATGGACAACCCGCACCTGATCTACAGCACCCTGCACCTGGCGCTGCGCAACCTGGGGCTGGGCCGAGTGATCAACCCGGCGTCGAATATCCAGGCCTGA
- a CDS encoding RNA pyrophosphohydrolase — protein sequence MIDSDGFRPNVGIILTNDVGQVLWARRINQDAWQFPQGGINDRESPIDALYRELNEEVGLEEQDVKILACTRGWLRYRLPQRLVRTHSQPLCIGQKQKWFLLRLTGAEDRVRMDLTGKPEFDGWRWVSYWYPLGQVVTFKREVYRRALKELAPRLIVRD from the coding sequence GTGATCGATTCTGATGGTTTCCGCCCGAATGTCGGCATCATCCTGACCAATGATGTCGGCCAGGTGCTCTGGGCCAGGCGTATCAACCAGGATGCGTGGCAGTTTCCCCAGGGTGGCATCAATGATCGTGAATCGCCGATCGATGCGCTTTACCGTGAACTGAATGAAGAGGTCGGGCTCGAAGAGCAGGATGTGAAGATCCTCGCCTGCACCCGCGGCTGGTTGCGTTATCGTTTGCCGCAGCGTCTGGTGCGCACGCACAGTCAGCCGCTGTGCATCGGGCAGAAGCAGAAGTGGTTTCTGCTGCGCCTGACGGGGGCTGAAGACCGTGTGCGCATGGACCTGACCGGCAAGCCCGAATTCGATGGCTGGCGCTGGGTCAGCTACTGGTATCCGCTGGGCCAGGTGGTCACATTCAAGCGCGAGGTCTACCGTCGCGCGCTCAAGGAACTTGCCCCGCGCCTTATAGTGCGCGACTGA
- a CDS encoding HAD family hydrolase — MRLALFDLDNTLLAGDSDHSWGEFVCQRGLVDAAEYLARNDAFYADYCAGKLDVVAYQNFSQAMLGRHDMAQLAQWHREFMAEVIEPIILAKGEALLAEHRAAGDKLVIITATNRFVTAPIAERLGVETLIATECGMRDGRYTGQITGTPCYQGGKVTRLNEWLAETGHNLDGAYFYSDSRNDLPLLEAVANPVAVDPDDVLRATATERGWPVISLR; from the coding sequence GTGCGCTTGGCCCTTTTCGATCTCGACAACACCCTGCTGGCTGGCGACAGCGATCACAGCTGGGGCGAATTCGTCTGCCAGCGCGGCCTGGTCGACGCGGCCGAGTACCTGGCGCGCAACGATGCCTTCTATGCCGATTACTGCGCCGGCAAGCTGGATGTGGTGGCTTATCAGAATTTCAGCCAGGCCATGCTCGGCCGCCACGACATGGCGCAACTGGCGCAGTGGCACCGCGAGTTCATGGCCGAGGTGATCGAACCGATCATCCTGGCCAAGGGCGAGGCACTGCTGGCCGAACACCGTGCCGCTGGCGACAAGCTGGTGATCATCACCGCCACCAACCGCTTCGTCACCGCGCCTATCGCCGAGCGCCTGGGCGTGGAGACATTGATCGCCACCGAATGCGGCATGCGGGATGGCCGCTATACCGGGCAGATCACCGGCACGCCGTGCTACCAGGGCGGCAAAGTGACCCGCTTGAACGAATGGCTGGCAGAAACGGGGCACAACCTCGATGGTGCCTACTTCTACAGCGACTCGCGCAATGACCTGCCGCTGCTTGAGGCCGTGGCCAACCCGGTGGCGGTCGACCCGGACGACGTGCTGCGCGCCACCGCCACCGAACGCGGCTGGCCGGTGATTTCGCTGCGCTGA
- a CDS encoding DUF2269 family protein: protein MEHYLLVRILHSAPGVLLLLGLIAHGVMLFKAQRGGDATVLARKLRVTLLFSFPAFAVLALSLPVTGYWLVDTAGWPLGQTWLLLGSILYALMMLVGLLLAGRLAVWRALGDTPAPTSLKRLCLIYAGLILLLLIVIMALMGAKPV from the coding sequence ATGGAACACTATCTGCTGGTCCGTATTCTCCACAGCGCCCCGGGCGTGTTGCTGCTGCTCGGCCTGATCGCCCATGGCGTCATGCTGTTCAAGGCGCAGCGCGGTGGAGATGCGACGGTGCTGGCGCGCAAGCTGCGCGTGACCCTGCTGTTCAGCTTCCCAGCATTTGCCGTGCTGGCGCTGAGCCTGCCGGTTACCGGCTACTGGCTGGTGGACACCGCCGGCTGGCCGCTGGGACAGACCTGGCTGCTGCTGGGCAGCATTCTCTATGCGCTGATGATGCTGGTTGGTTTGCTGCTGGCCGGTCGTCTGGCGGTCTGGCGTGCGCTGGGTGATACACCGGCGCCGACATCGCTCAAGCGTCTGTGCCTGATTTATGCGGGGCTGATTCTGCTGCTCTTGATCGTCATCATGGCGCTGATGGGGGCCAAGCCGGTCTAA
- the ilvA gene encoding threonine ammonia-lyase, biosynthetic: protein MLEQYVKKILTSRVYDVAVETPLQPARQLSERLGSQILLKREDLQPVYSFKIRGAYNKLAQLSAEELARGVVTASAGNHAQGLALAAKHLGVKATIVMPRTTPELKVQGVRSRGGKVVLHGDAFPEALAHSLKLVEEKGYTYIHPYDDPLVIAGQGTVAMEVLRQHQGHIDAIFVPVGGGGLIAGIAAYVKYLRPEIKVIGVEPDDSNCLQQAMAAGERVVLPTVGLFADGVAVAQIGQHTFDICKQYVDEVITVSTDEICAAIKDIYDDTRSITEPAGALAVAGIKKYVERQGANGEVLVGIDSGANVNFDRLRHVAERAELGEKREAIIAVTIPEQPGSFKAFCEAVGKRQITEFNYRYHTDREAHIFVGVQTHPENDPRQALVEGLRAQGFPVLDLTDNELAKLHIRHMVGGHAAGVGNEIVLRFEFPERPGALFNFLQKLGGRWNISMFHYRNHGAADGRVLAALQVPEDERHLVPTALDAIGYPYWDESDNPAYRLFLG from the coding sequence ATGCTCGAACAGTACGTGAAGAAGATCCTCACCTCGCGCGTTTATGACGTCGCGGTGGAAACCCCGCTGCAACCCGCCCGCCAGCTCAGTGAGCGGCTGGGCAGCCAGATTCTGCTCAAGCGCGAGGATCTGCAGCCGGTGTACTCGTTCAAGATTCGCGGCGCCTACAACAAGCTGGCGCAACTCTCGGCCGAAGAGCTGGCGCGCGGCGTGGTCACCGCCTCGGCTGGCAACCATGCGCAGGGCCTGGCCCTGGCGGCCAAGCACCTGGGGGTGAAGGCGACCATCGTCATGCCGCGCACCACGCCGGAGCTGAAAGTGCAGGGCGTACGTTCGCGGGGCGGCAAGGTGGTGCTGCACGGCGACGCCTTCCCCGAGGCGCTGGCGCATTCGCTGAAACTGGTGGAAGAGAAGGGCTACACCTATATCCACCCGTACGACGATCCGCTGGTGATCGCCGGGCAGGGCACCGTGGCCATGGAAGTGCTGCGCCAGCACCAGGGCCACATCGATGCCATCTTCGTACCAGTCGGTGGCGGCGGCCTGATCGCCGGCATCGCCGCGTACGTGAAATACCTGCGCCCGGAAATCAAGGTGATCGGCGTCGAGCCGGACGACTCCAACTGCCTGCAGCAGGCGATGGCGGCGGGCGAGCGCGTGGTGCTACCGACGGTCGGGCTGTTCGCCGACGGCGTGGCGGTGGCGCAGATCGGCCAGCACACCTTCGATATCTGCAAGCAGTATGTCGATGAAGTGATCACCGTCAGCACCGACGAAATCTGCGCGGCGATCAAGGATATCTACGACGATACCCGTTCGATCACCGAGCCTGCCGGCGCGCTGGCCGTGGCCGGGATCAAGAAGTACGTCGAGCGCCAGGGCGCCAATGGCGAAGTGCTGGTGGGTATCGATTCCGGCGCCAACGTCAACTTCGACCGCCTGCGCCATGTCGCCGAGCGCGCCGAACTGGGCGAGAAGCGCGAAGCGATCATCGCCGTGACCATCCCCGAGCAGCCGGGCAGCTTCAAGGCCTTCTGCGAGGCAGTGGGCAAGCGCCAGATCACCGAGTTCAACTATCGCTATCACACTGACCGCGAGGCGCACATCTTCGTCGGCGTGCAGACCCATCCGGAGAACGACCCACGCCAGGCGTTGGTCGAGGGCCTGCGTGCGCAGGGCTTCCCGGTGCTGGACCTGACCGATAACGAACTGGCCAAATTGCATATCCGCCATATGGTCGGTGGTCATGCCGCTGGTGTCGGTAACGAGATAGTGCTGCGCTTCGAATTCCCCGAGCGGCCGGGCGCCCTGTTCAATTTCCTGCAGAAACTGGGCGGGCGCTGGAATATCTCGATGTTCCACTACCGCAATCACGGCGCAGCCGATGGCCGCGTACTGGCGGCGCTGCAGGTGCCTGAAGATGAACGCCACCTGGTGCCGACGGCGCTGGATGCCATCGGTTATCCGTACTGGGATGAAAGCGACAACCCGGCTTATCGCCTGTTTCTGGGTTGA
- the rpiA gene encoding ribose-5-phosphate isomerase RpiA — protein sequence MNQDQLKQAVAQAAVDHILPRLDSKSIVGVGTGSTANFFIDALAKHKMDFDGAVASSEATAARLKGHGIPVYDLNSTAELEFYVDGADESDERLHLIKGGGAALTREKIVAAVAKTFICIADASKLVPVLGAFPLPVEVIPMARSHVARELVKLGGDPVYREGVLTDNGNVILDVHNLSITDPVKLEADINAIVGVVTNGLFAARPADLLLLGTAEGVKTLKR from the coding sequence ATGAACCAGGATCAGCTGAAACAGGCCGTGGCCCAGGCCGCCGTCGACCACATTCTCCCGCGCCTCGACAGCAAGAGCATCGTTGGCGTCGGCACCGGCTCCACTGCCAACTTCTTCATCGACGCACTGGCCAAGCACAAGATGGACTTCGATGGCGCCGTCGCCAGCTCCGAAGCCACCGCTGCACGCCTGAAGGGCCATGGCATCCCGGTCTACGACCTCAACAGCACCGCCGAGCTGGAGTTCTACGTCGACGGCGCCGACGAAAGCGACGAGCGCCTGCACCTGATCAAGGGCGGCGGCGCCGCACTGACTCGCGAGAAGATCGTCGCCGCCGTGGCCAAGACCTTCATCTGCATCGCCGACGCCAGCAAGCTGGTACCGGTGCTGGGCGCCTTCCCGCTGCCGGTGGAAGTGATTCCCATGGCGCGCAGCCATGTCGCCCGCGAGCTGGTGAAGCTGGGCGGCGACCCGGTGTACCGCGAAGGCGTGCTGACCGATAACGGCAACGTCATCCTCGACGTACACAACCTGTCGATCACCGACCCGGTGAAGCTGGAGGCGGACATCAACGCCATCGTCGGCGTGGTCACCAATGGCCTGTTCGCCGCCCGCCCGGCCGACCTGCTGCTGCTCGGCACCGCCGAAGGCGTGAAAACGCTCAAGCGCTGA
- a CDS encoding DUF3703 domain-containing protein, whose amino-acid sequence MNMKLQVAIDEAFAQAQQELRARRSAEALVWLERAHILTQRRPRLHARSHWVMLRAGWQQGDMREVLGQMPRILAALLFSRIWVPIGNTGRARVSAFQPMPISEELRRLLE is encoded by the coding sequence ATGAACATGAAACTGCAAGTCGCCATCGACGAGGCTTTCGCTCAGGCGCAACAAGAACTGCGTGCTCGCCGCAGCGCCGAAGCGTTGGTCTGGCTGGAGCGGGCGCATATTCTTACCCAGCGTCGCCCTCGGCTACATGCACGTTCACATTGGGTGATGCTGCGGGCCGGCTGGCAACAAGGGGATATGCGTGAGGTGCTTGGGCAAATGCCGCGCATCCTGGCAGCGCTGCTGTTTTCGCGCATCTGGGTGCCCATCGGCAACACCGGGCGGGCGCGGGTCAGTGCCTTTCAACCCATGCCGATCAGCGAGGAACTGCGCCGCCTGCTCGAGTAG